The Puntigrus tetrazona isolate hp1 chromosome 3, ASM1883169v1, whole genome shotgun sequence nucleotide sequence CACCAGTCTGATTGACCCAGAACACCTCAATTCTCTTAGAACTGATCCAATCATCACAAGAGACTCtagtatatgaatataaatacagctGACAGAAGAGAGTCACAGAGTCTGCACTGATCTCAGTctgtgaggatgatgaagatgaagaataaactaaaacacaaaataacacactCTTCAGTCATTgtgaaagtttaaataaataatttgccttttttaaattgATCACAGAATCATAAAACCTACCCTGAAGAACATGCAGATAAACATGAACATCAGGTCCTTGTTTTATTCCATTCACATATTGTCTGCAGGTGTAAAGTCCATAATCTTCTTCTGTGATGTTCTTGATGTTCAGAGAGCAGTCAGACCCCAGACTCAGTCTCtcatgtctctctgtgtctttcttctttattcCTCCAGCGATTAGTTCAACTGCTGCTGAATATCTGTTATCATAGATCCATGTAGCTGATGTACAGTCATGAAGAGCATTATTACAGGTCAGACGGACATTTTCACCAGAACTGATGAACACATGATCATCTACTTTACTGATACCTGAAACACAACATCGGACtcatcattatattatatattaataaatgagaacATAAAGGATAAGAAACAGAAGATTTCTTTACCTGTGAGAagtgaagagagaaagatgagtCCCAGCAGACACAGATCACACTTATCAGACATCTTCTCTTTCTGTCAGTCTTCCTCTTCAactctttctttaaatactCTCAGCTCTTCCTGTGTTTTTTCACTTCCTCTGATCTGACACACATTCGCTTTGACCACAATCTATAAGCTATCTTTACGTTACCGTTTCACCTCTTTTTCAGTTTCCagcatgttgttaaattaatataaaattattattaataaaaaagtttaaacactGACAAGTTTTCCACTAGAAAAGAAAGACTTAGAAAAGATTAACATCATAATTTTTGAAAAGATTAACATCAGTACCAGCTTGATCTTCACACACACTACATGAGCATctcttaaaacatttataatgtttctgTTGCTTTTTTCACTCCCGTGCATACACGCACATTCCAGCTGTGGAGGAATCTATCTAATCTATATTAACCTTATGTGATTTCAGGGAGGATTGCAGGGGTTTAACAATATTCCTAGGGGCACTAAAAACTCTTTCCGACCATGTGCTCATTGCACAAATACACATGTATTTACGTGCTACTTTGGAAAGTAGTAGAATTTATCCCTTCTGACTGCCGTTCGGAAGAAGCGGAGGAGAAACTGCGAGGAAGACGCCAgtctccgccccttacctggaccctcccccctggaacactgccATACCTGCATTCCCCCTGTGGCACGAcaaggacaccagttcccccgtttattTTGGACTCTCTCTTTTCCCAGgacaatatattttgtaattttattttattaaaaaaggccTCTCTGAGGCCTGACGCTACACCCAATGTGTCTGTCATTAGCTCCTCCCGttacactggtggagaatgcgggcaaggcggagcttagagaGCAGAGTTGGATGGAGGAATGACtgagactcgctcccagccaccagaaGGGGTACGTGATGTTTGCTTTTGCTGCCATTTAGCCGGTGCCTTGTTGAGCTTGTCGACTgattcccggtttctctgtcccggtgcgagaggggagttgctcggagaggaatccctgccccaCCCACTCCGACTGCTGGAGCCTGGAGCCTGCTTCAATGGTTGGATGACAGTTAACAAGATGACACCTTTAAATGTGTTGGAAGCAAACTCACGCAGGAGGTAGGTAAAATGACAACAAAGTATTTATCAGTGTCAACCACAGAAGACACTGACAGAGATACTAGAGACAACTGGGACTTAAGGAGAAACACAAGAGGTAAGTAGCATGGCAAGTCATTCaccaattcaaattcaaattcaaattcaaattcaaattcaaattcaaattttatttgtcacatacacatacatacatgacaatgacatgcagtgaaatgttctttacaaatcatccagcatcaaaatagaaacaaaatttaaatgtatatataaatataaaatataagaaatatatataaaaagaagtgtgcaaagtagaatataaaaaaataaagaggagtaaaatagaatataaatataaagtataagatataaagtgtaaagtgtaagtgtaaagtggctgtgcaatgtccagtgcaaagtggctagtgcaattgtccaaatgtaagtggcgagtatctgggaaagaggggtgaacatgggaatcccggtgattaggtgctgggtgttctctggttcagactccgaatggcctgcgggaagaagctcctcctcattctctctgtgtttgccttcagggaacgaaagcgctttcctgaacgcagcagagaaaagagtccattgttgggatggctgaggtcttccacgatcttcctggccctggtacagcaccgcttgttgtagatgtgctgcagcacagggagctcagctgaccgcaccaccttctggagagctcgcctgtcctgcatggtgctgtttccaaaccaggaggtgatgtttcccaaTATTTCTTAGGAGAAAGCGAGGGGGGTGTTCGTTGGGATTGGATGGTGGCAAAACCTGGCAAATCCATGACAGTTTGTCACAGGGACCTTTTTGCtgcaaatattgtatattttgcacagttcatttaaatgttcgatttctctcttttcattgGGACATTAGGTTTTGGAATGCGAGCACCTGCAAATTAATGTAACACTGGATATAAATAGTTTTCAAGAAAATTACACTGTTgtatcattattaatttatttaacatttaatgcacaatgattgttaaataattaacatcaCTTACGGTCCCGCTGTTGTCGTAGAATAACTAGATGAATTCTCGATCTCATAGGGTGTTACGGCCGGGGcgcaagaaaacaaacagagatgTATATATCCttactccaaagtttattcCCAAATATAATGGTTTATATAGACATCTTCAGTGGGGAGTTTTACCCCTctagccaatgaaacaaaagaggGCACATGTTGTATACATGCCAAAAGATATGTACTTATATAAGATATCAAAAGGAAGTTAAGAACATATAAGGAATACTTtaggacacagaaaaacacttcttcttgtcaagtatcaaaagtgtagCGTAAACCCATTCACCCCACGGCTCGGGGGAAGCGCACACATCAGTGAACCCTTATAACATCCGGACACATGTGTCTATGAGAGATGTTACAGAACAGTAAGGAAAGACAAAATTGCACGTCCACAGAATAGGAAAGCATCCATGTGGGAACGCAATAAAGAACCAGAGTTGTAGAGAGGACAATGACATGAGGATCTCCCAGAGGAGAGTGTGTCAAAATTTAACAATGATGAATTGTAAAACAAGAAGGACACAGCCtcataaactaaacaaataaataaatcggaAGCTGGAGTGCCCATGAACAATGCTAGAGGGCACTCCACCCCAGACTGTTTGTGCTACTTCTGTCTATGTTTCTTTGTCCTGGTTCAAAGACTCTTATTTTGTAGCGTGTGTGTCTGACATTGTTCCTGTTCCTTGCCCTTGTTTGTTCCCTTGACAACTGATTATCATTCTGTCCCGGTCGAGTATCGAGTTCACCTCCTTACGAAGCATTTCCTTGTGTCTAGTCTAGCCTTGTTTTCCCATGTATTGTTTTCCGTGTTTTGACCCTCACTTGTACCCTGGATTATTCTTGTGTTTTTGCCTTTGTCACACCTGATTGCTGGTTCTCAATCCTgcctgttttaaataaagtactACATATGAATCCTCTCGACCCACTTTCCTTCCTCTGCGATTACGATATTGTGGTTATTGCAACAGACCTAAACACCATATTTCATAGTGTTTTTATCCTGTTGGAACAAATTAATCTCTTGAACTGGCGggagaaaaactaaacacaagatggtgtttttttttcttaaattggAGGTCAGACCAATCAGGCCATCAGGTCatatgtgtgaaaaaaataagtgaGCATGCTTCttgcttttatatttagtattacCATATATAGTTAAATAACATGAGATtaacatacattccttaaacAATGACCACTTTAGACCGACTGCGTCATGCTCTGGATcagtgatcctcaaatctggatccattttcctgcagagttttgctttaaccctaaccaaacacacctgagcatgctaatcagtgtcttcaggatcattagaaaaccacaggaactaaactctgcagtgcattggacctccagggtaagatttgaggaaccctgGATCACATGACACTCACATTTCACAGCAAAAGCAAAACCTTAATGTTTTGCATCACTATTAAACAAgtacatgtcatttttaaaagaaatgctgaTAAAATCATGGAATGTCAATAATAAGAGTCAGAAATCATTTCATGCTTATATCATAGGACCACACATTCTTCACAGCCACACgttatttttaattcacttgAATTAAACTcttgtttacagtttttattccCCATGTTCCTGGTGTTTCCCATGTGGCCTAGTTTGTGCTGATTGTTTACTTATTCTGGTCAGGTGTATCTTGTCAGTTACACTTTATTGCTAGCCATATATAAGTTGCCCTTTGCTCATTAGCCTTCGTCCCATTCTCGTCTATGCTACTAAGTCTGTCTAGTTTGCCTTAGTGTTTCCCCTGAATCTTTAAAGGTCTTTTGTTTATCCCTTGTGCCTTTGCTCATTGAAACCTCACCAGGCCGTGACACATTTATATCTCAGTGTGATTATTCCTGGTAAAAGTAAGgataatacaaaaacaagttaaagataagcaaaaaatgtaataaatactaGAATGTCATAGAATGACATGAAAGCGGCCCATAAGGGGTCATTTTAGGGTTATAAGGGGAtagaaaatacactttttacaacagaataaagatgaaatgtcccaataaaaaaggaaatcgGTGTGTCCGTCCCTCAGTATCTGTATTTGTGTTTAGTGCTGATCCATGAGGACGAGAAGACCCAGTCTGGGAATCTCTTCAGGAAGGACTCGAGCGGCCCGGCGTCCGTCTGAACCAGAGATATAATGAGCGGAGATGGTCAGAGAGATCAAGCCCTCTTCAGGAGACACGTCCGAGGACTCGAGAGgctgaaaacacaaataaacacaataaacactgTGATGCTCCTCAGGGTAAATCTGTGGAGCGCAAACTCACCTTGACCTCAATCCAGAAGCTCAAGACCGGAGCGTCGAGACCGTGAGAGTAAAAGATGTAATTGAACATATAATAGTCGAGCGACCAGctcctgaaagacactccggcGTGAGGATTCAGATGCAGAGTCATGTGACTCGGACCTGAGCGACAACAACACGATAAACACTGAACTCAACACTACAGTGTAGACAGACCGTGACAGTTTTCATGtggagtttatatatatataaatgtatttcatattataaatatatattttagacatATACATAAAGTTTATGAATTCatattgatttataatttttatcaaatatatgttgttgtttttttaatcatgctaaTATGAGACGGGAACCTTACCTTTGACCTCAAAGGTCATGTTAACGGTTCCTCTTTCAGTCTGCTGCCTGGATAAGAGCTGGATCTCCAGCGGAGCTTTCGGAGAGACTTCAGGAGCCGGAAGATACCAGCTCTTCCTGAAAGCACGAGAGAAAGACGTCAGGAGGCTCAGCTCTGAACGTGAACTTCATGAAACACTCATCTGAGGGGAGCTGAGGGACCTTGGGA carries:
- the LOC122332421 gene encoding uncharacterized protein LOC122332421 encodes the protein MSDKCDLCLLGLIFLSSLLTGISKVDDHVFISSGENVRLTCNNALHDCTSATWIYDNRYSAAVELIAGGIKKKDTERHERLSLGSDCSLNIKNITEEDYGLYTCRQYVNGIKQGPDVHVYLHVLQVYSSSSSSSQTEISADSVTLFCQLYLYSYTRVSCDDWISSKRIEVFWVNQTGVKLKRSDSRDQILFSSDHCIIRLTTTLLNEDLNRDWRCEVTHRDQVKTSVTYTVRRSARADSATAVTPVHITTSQDPPTTNTYTTKAAQGQGKEMGLVVPVSDVTPKDYQLNIRYMW